One Nitrospirota bacterium genomic window, GAACAATGATCAAAACCGGACTCCCGGTTAAAATCATTAAGAAATAGACAATGATCCATTTTAAAAACATACTATTCCATTCTCTAAATCAAAATCATCGAAACATGGTCAGAGAACAGCAAACCTTTTTCGGTTAATGAAAAGTGCACGTCCCGGCTTTGTTTCAGAAATCCCGTTTCCACAAGATCAAATAATCTTGGAAGCACGGCTCGAAAGTAGGGTTCATATTCCGGCTTTAAGTCCGACAACTTGATCCCGCTTTTTTTTCTCAATCCAAATACAAGAGCTTGCTTAAATTGTCCCTCCGGGTCGAGCACTTCCAACTCCTCGATTGCGGTCCCTTTTTCATTCACCTTTCGGACATATCCTTCCACCGTCGTCTCGTTCAAAGAGTGTACCCCAGCAATATAAGAAGCGGCATGGGAGCCTATTCCCAGGAAATCACCCTCGGACCAGTAGTGCAGATTGTGTCGGGATTCAAAACCCGGTCTGGCGAAATTGGAGACTTCATATTGGTGATATCCTTCCTGATCGAGCATTCGAAGCGCCAGGAGATACATATCAGCCTGAAGGTCATCTTCGCTCTCTTCGAATTTTCCCTGCTTTTTAAGATAATCAAGATAAGTTTTCTCTTCTACCGTCAATCCATAAATAGAAAGATGCTCCGGAGAAAGATTGATCGCTGAATAGAGGTTCCTTTCCCACTGTTCTATGGTTTGCCCAGGGAGTCCATAAATGAGGTCAATATTGATATTTTCAAATCCGGCCTCGCGAGCCTGACGAAAGGCGCTATAAATTTCCTGGACAGTATGCCCCCGGTTCATCCATTCCAGATCCGGTCCGTGAAACGATTGAACCCCGAGGCTGATCCGGTTAAAACCTGCCTGAATCAACGGGATGAGACGATCTGTTTGTATCCCCGAGGGATGCGCTTCAAGGGATATTTCAGCCGCGGGTTCCAGATCAAATTGATTCCTGATTTCATTGATCAATCGGGGAAGATCTTCGGAGATGAGGGTTGGGGTTCCGCCGCCAATATAGATCGTGCTGACAACTCTGTTTCGAATAGAAACCGCATGACGATAGTGGCTTAATTCACTCAAAATCGCTTCAAGGTACCGGATCACCACGGGCTGATGATACATACGGGACCCGAACGAACAAAAATGACATTTTCCCGGACAAAAAGGAAAGTTGAGATATATCCCGAAGGATTTTTCAGTCTTAGGCATGGTAGTTTTGAATCGACTCCAAACGATCTAGTTCGCGAAAGAATATTTCGGGAATATTTCCACCCGCCCTTTTGAGACTCTTCCAATAGGCATGAAGTGAAACCAAATCTTCAAATCGATCAATATCATACCATTCCGGGAGAAATCGAAATGGAATTTTTTGTTTCAGAAGTTTCATTAATGTGCTGGACAAAACGGACTCCGTACTCCAGGAGATTCCGTCAAAAAGGGAAGGGGGCTCTCCCGAAATTCCCAAAAGATAATAACCCCCGTCCCGGCTTGGACCCAGGACTACGGGCGAATGATCCAGATATTGAATCGCGGATTGAATGAAATGGAGAGGGAGATGGGGGGAATCGGTGCCAATAATCACTTTCTTATGAAATTTATTTTGGGACAAGAGTTCAAACGCCTTTTCCATCCGTATTCCCAGGTTTTCTCCCTTCTGATCAAAAAGTTGCAGTTCAAATCTTTTGGAAAGCTCCTCAAACCAGGGGTGGGCCGAATCGGGGAAACAGCCGAGCCAGATTTCGGTATCGGAAAGCTGTTTCACGCTGTCCAGTGTGACTTCTACAAAGTTTCGATAAATTTCAAGGGACATTTCAGGGGAGACGACCGGCTGAAACCGGCTCTTGACCTGACCCAAGAGCGGTTTCTTCGCAAAGACGATAAGAGCAGACCGATTGCTCACTCGGAGTCCATACGATCCAGGAGTTCCTGACAGATTTTTTCATGACTTAAATACGCCTCTGGCACCGCTTTTTGAATCTGGTTCGCATTTAATTTTTCTTTAATCAGGTCATTGACTTTCAAAATCACCGATTTCGGCGGGATCTCGTAATGAATCTCCTTTTCCCGGTATAGGTCCCGAACTAACGCAAAGGTTTTGTCATTAATATCAGCGTCGGACCCAAAATTTCCATTTTTTTGTTGAAATGCCTTCAAGAGAACACAGTAACTCTCAATAAAACCGTCCCGAACCGCATTGGGGGAGAGGAATTTCTTACTTAATTTTCTCTCAAGAATCTTTTCCCATTCCGCCATGATCTCTCCCTTCACATTCAATTCGGCATAAAAACTTTATTATAAACAAATAGTCCATTTGGTTCAATGCCGTTGAACTTTACTGCCACATCAGATATAATAACCCTTTTTCGCGGTATTGACAGCCCCCACAAGGACAGGCCTATGAGATCGAATTCAAGAAAACCTTCCGACCTTCGTCCGGTCAAGATCACTCGAAATTTCATCAAACATGCCGAGGGATCTGTTTTGATTGAGATGGGCGATACGAAAGTAATTTGCACCGCTTCCATTGAAGAAAAAGTTCCTCCTTTTTTGAAAGGGAGTGGTAAAGGGTGGATCACTTCTGAATATGCCATGATTCCACGTTCGTCCCAGGAGAGAATTCCCCGGGAATCCTCCAAAGGGAAACTGGGAGGAAGAACACATGAAATCCAGAGATTAATTGGACGGGCACTTCGGGCAGTCGTCGATCTGGATTCGCTGGGGGAACGTACCCTCTGGATCGACTGTGACGTCATTCAGGCTGACGGCGGAACCCGGACTGCTTCCATTACTGGGTCCTTCATCGCGCTGGCGGATGCTTTCTCACTGATCCAGAAAAGAGGTTTAATTAAAAAGATCCCATTAAAGGATTATCTTGCGGCAATCAGCGTGGGGAGAATCAACGGCGAGGTCTACCTTGATCTGGATTATTCTGAAGATTCGACTGCCCAAACCGATATGAATGTCGTCATGACCGGGAAAGAACAGTTTGTCGAAATTCAGGGCACTGCCGAAAAAGGATCGTTTTCAAGAGAAGACCTCGACCAGTTTCTCATATACGCCAAAAAAGGAATTCTTGAGCTGATCGAGATTCAAAAACAGCTCATCGGCCATCTTCCAAATGGATAATAAAACTCTTAACAATTGAAATATCGCTGAACTGAGAAATGGAAATTGTTTTGGCGACCCGAAATAAGGGCAAGATTAAGGAGATATCGGCTTTATTTACCCACCTTCCGATAAAACTTCTGACCTTGGACCAGTTTCCAGATGTCGGTGAGGTCGAAGAGGATGGAAAAGACTGCAAAGAAAATGCGATAAAGAAAGGAGTCGAAATTTCCAGAGAGACCGGAAAAGCGGCGCTTGCGGATGATTCGGCCCTGGA contains:
- the rph gene encoding ribonuclease PH, encoding MRSNSRKPSDLRPVKITRNFIKHAEGSVLIEMGDTKVICTASIEEKVPPFLKGSGKGWITSEYAMIPRSSQERIPRESSKGKLGGRTHEIQRLIGRALRAVVDLDSLGERTLWIDCDVIQADGGTRTASITGSFIALADAFSLIQKRGLIKKIPLKDYLAAISVGRINGEVYLDLDYSEDSTAQTDMNVVMTGKEQFVEIQGTAEKGSFSREDLDQFLIYAKKGILELIEIQKQLIGHLPNG
- the hemW gene encoding radical SAM family heme chaperone HemW, which produces MPKTEKSFGIYLNFPFCPGKCHFCSFGSRMYHQPVVIRYLEAILSELSHYRHAVSIRNRVVSTIYIGGGTPTLISEDLPRLINEIRNQFDLEPAAEISLEAHPSGIQTDRLIPLIQAGFNRISLGVQSFHGPDLEWMNRGHTVQEIYSAFRQAREAGFENINIDLIYGLPGQTIEQWERNLYSAINLSPEHLSIYGLTVEEKTYLDYLKKQGKFEESEDDLQADMYLLALRMLDQEGYHQYEVSNFARPGFESRHNLHYWSEGDFLGIGSHAASYIAGVHSLNETTVEGYVRKVNEKGTAIEELEVLDPEGQFKQALVFGLRKKSGIKLSDLKPEYEPYFRAVLPRLFDLVETGFLKQSRDVHFSLTEKGLLFSDHVSMILI
- a CDS encoding TIGR04282 family arsenosugar biosynthesis glycosyltransferase, with product MSNRSALIVFAKKPLLGQVKSRFQPVVSPEMSLEIYRNFVEVTLDSVKQLSDTEIWLGCFPDSAHPWFEELSKRFELQLFDQKGENLGIRMEKAFELLSQNKFHKKVIIGTDSPHLPLHFIQSAIQYLDHSPVVLGPSRDGGYYLLGISGEPPSLFDGISWSTESVLSSTLMKLLKQKIPFRFLPEWYDIDRFEDLVSLHAYWKSLKRAGGNIPEIFFRELDRLESIQNYHA